Proteins co-encoded in one Nyctibius grandis isolate bNycGra1 chromosome 14, bNycGra1.pri, whole genome shotgun sequence genomic window:
- the LOC137669982 gene encoding dynein light chain 1, cytoplasmic-like, producing the protein MSVCLSASSAPFHTGPVSRHPPNVQTTMSDRKAVIKNADMSEEMQQDAVECATQALEKYNIEKDIAAHIKKEFDKKYNPTWHCIVGRNFGSYVTHETKHFIYFYLGQVAILLFKSG; encoded by the exons ATGTCCGTGTGCCTCAGCGCCTCGTCCGCTCCGTTCCACACAGGGCCGGTCTCGCGGCACCCGCCGAACG TTCAGACAACCATGAGTGATCGGAAGGCAGTGATCAAGAATGCCGACATGTCGGAAGAGATGCAGCAAGATGCTGTGGAGTGTGCTACTCAGGCCTTGGAGAAGTACAACATCGAGAAGGACATTGCTGCTCACATAAAGAAG GAGTTTGACAAGAAATACAATCCCACTTGGCACTGCATCGTGGGAAGGAACTTTGGCAGCTACGTGACTCATGAGACCAAGCACTTCATCTACTTCTACCTCGGCCAAGTCGCGATTCTTCTTTTCAAGTCTGGGTAG
- the LOC137669890 gene encoding dynein light chain 1, cytoplasmic-like, producing MAKSRPWGSGTPGAKGSSRDPSRPGPPRGTVSAKAVTMGDQMAVIKDTDMSEEMQQDAVECAIQSLEECHVEHVIAAHIKRISEFDRKYNPTWQCAVGSNFVTHKTSHFILVCLGPVTVLLRGA from the exons ATGGCTAAGAGCCGCCCCTGGGGCTCCGGTACGCCCGGAGCGAAGGGCAGCAGCCGCGATCCGTCTCGGCCAGGCCCGCCGCGGGGGACCGTGAGCGCGAAGGCG GTAACCATGGGTGATCAGATGGCTGTGATAAAGGATACAGACATGTCAGAAGAGATGCAGCAAGATGCTGTGGAGTGTGCCATTCAGTCTCTGGAGGAATGCCATGTTGAGCATGTCATTGCAGCTCATATAAAGAGGATAAGT GAGTTTGACAGGAAATATAATCCTACCTGGCAGTGCGCTGTGGGAAGCAATTTTGTGACTCACAAGACCAGTCACTTCATTCTTGTCTGCCTGGGTCCTGTTACTGTTCTCCTCAGGGGTGCTTAG